TGGCCAGTGTCAGCCTGGCAGGACTGTGCCCACCACGAGATTGTCTGTGAACCCGTGTCCTACAGGTTACTTTTCAATGCTTGTATCTCCATGAGCCAGCCTATAGGAGCTGGTATCTTTAAGTTAACTGTGTttttgactgtctgtctgtctgtctgtctgtctgtctgtctgtttttaactcagtaaaatttttcttaattcaCCCAAAAGTGATCATTTTGAAGTGAACTACTTCATGGTCTTTGGTATACTGACAACATTGTATGGCTGCTATCTATTTTTCATagattttcatcatttaaaagaAACTCCAGACCTATTAAGCCTGTGGCATCTTTTCTTTCCCGCTAAGAGCCCCTAGATATCAACAATCTTCATTCTGTCTCTGAATATGCCTATTccaaatatttctgaaattacCTCCTTTCGACTATTTATCTATTCTGGTAATAGAAATAATATGTTATGTAGCCTGCCCTTGACTTACACACATAGATCCAACCAGACATAGATAAAAAATATTTGGGGAGACAAAACTGTCTCTAACCTAACTATGTGCAGAAGCCTGTCACTTTCCCCTAACCAGTGCAGGGTGGCAGCCTCTTACCGTGTGCCCACACAGGAATGGACATCGGAAGATGATTTAAAGTATCCTGAATGATATTTATTATTGAAGACAGCATTTTATACAAGACACTTAGGACtggaagtgtagctcagtgggtatcACACGTATGCAAGGCCACGGGTTTGACCTCCAGCACTGGATGAAACCAAGCACCCTCAGGTTTGGGTCTCCAGAGCATTTCCTGGAACATATCCTCCATGGATATCACCTGACAACTGAACTTGGCTTTTTCTGTCTCACGCCGTACACTGCACACGTTCTTGAGGCTTTTGGCTTTCATAACTGAGCAGAGCCACACCTCTTCAGAAGTCAGCAGCTCTCTCGCTGGTTTTGCACAGTACAGTTTAACCCCACAACCCTTTTCTGTCTCCACCACAGTCTGTGAGGCAGGAAGTAAGCCCTTCTTTCAGTTCATGTGACAATGTTATTTTGAGACCTGTTTTATATCATAAAGTGTTTTCTGTGCTTGCTAGGCTAAATTCCTGTCCTCATGAAGTTTATCTATGGAAGGTACATTCTTGTCTTTCTTTGCTGGATTCCTTGGAGCCATATCtaataggtattttttttttcagcaacttTAGATTATGTTTGTATTGGTTAATTTTCTgttggctgtgataaaatacttggaTAGAAAGCAACTTATgggagaaaggatttgttttggcttAAGGTTCCAGGAGGATAGAACTGATCATAGTGGTGAAGGCATGGCGACTGTCAGGGAAAGCAGTGCAGCACAGCCAGGAAGATGGTGGAGCATGCTTTCATTTGTGCACAGgagcgtgcgcgcgcgcgcacacaaagcacacacacacacacgagcacacaaacgagcacttacacacacacatacacacNNNNNNNNNNNNNNNNNNNNNNNNNNNNNNNNNNNNNNNNNNNNNNNNNNNNNNNNNNNNNNNNNNNNNNNNNNNNNNNNNNNNNNNNNNNNNNNNNNNNNNNNNNNNNNNNNNNNNNNNNNNNNNNNNNNNNNNNNNNNNNNNNNNNNNNNNNNNNNNNNNNNNNNNNNNNNNNNNNNNNNNNNNNNNNNNNNNNNNNNNNNNNNNNNNNNNNNNNNNNNNNNNNNNNNNNNNNNNNNNNNNNNNNNNNNNNNNNNNNNNNNNNNNNNNNNNNNNNNNNNNNNNNNNNNNNNNNNNNNNNNNNNNNNNNNNNNNNNNNNNNNNNNNNNNNNNNNNNNNNNNNNNNNNNNNNNNNNNNNNNNNNNNNNNNNNNNNNNNNNNNNNNNNNNNcacacacacaggagcacacacacacacaggagcacacacacaggagcacacacacacacaggagcacacacacacaggagcacacacacacgagcgagcacacacacacacacacaggagcacacacacacatcacacatacaaagGGGGGGAgtagagagagaacatgaagcaGGGCAAGGCTATCGACCCTCCAGACCCACTCCCAGTGGCATCAGTGGCATggttcctccagcaaggctctccCCTAATGGTTCTGTGACATCTCTAACTAGCACaacaaactggggaccaagtgttcaaatacacaaTCTTGCAGTGAATATTTCTTgtgcaaaccaccacagcaagcaTAGAAATACGTTCGTCCCAACACTCCCTTTGGTGAGATCTGTGAAAGGCTGGATCTTCACTTGTCTGTTTTGAGCTTCTGAGCAGATATGTCATTGGAAGCGAACATTCAGAAGAACACTATTTGATCATTGGTGTGAGATAGACTTTCAAGGTATTTTCtcaggcattttttaaaaaacaggttaCTTGAACATTCTTGTCAGTCTGGTAGTGGGAAGGGGTTGATTGCTGGAATGTATCAGCTGGGATAGAATTCCACAGAAAATAGAcctgacttttaaagaaaaaattattttcaaaaaaatagaaagaccTTGAACTACGGGCCTGTCTGGGGATGCTCAAGTGTCTTTCTCCTTTGGTTTGTCCTGGAGGATGAACCCAGACGTCGCACAGAAAAACCGAAAGCAGCACTACATTTACAACCCGAATGCAGTAAGGGACCTAGTCAGCGCTTAGTTAACCGGATTCCATGTGGTTCTGCTAACCGGCTGTGGTAACATGAACCTTGCGACACTTACTTAACATTAAGTCACATCCTCATCTTCTTACTGTGGCAGAATGAAGGTATGTTGAGAGTGTCCAGTCATTGTCTCCATAGGTCTGCCCATAGGCGTTCCCATAAATGTTCGCAGCAGTCTATGGAACCGATATTTACAAACACTAGATAACTTATATGAGAACGTAAGCTAATGCACTTGTAGAGGACTCAAACTTAAGGTCTGTTCGTGTCTGTTCGTTTTTACCCTAGGCTTCATGCAGCTGATAAACAGAAAGCAGCTTTCTTTTAgtcttatttttttgtgtgtgtttttcttgtttactttgGAATCTATTTTCTGGTCAATAAGAAATAGGGCAATGCAAACTCAGAGTCATTTTACGATTATTTCTCTGCTTTACAAGGACTTGTTGGTAATTTTTATTGAGTTTGTATCTACATTTAatctaaaaaaatacatttctaatgTATTTGGGTTAAAGGTAGGGGTAAATAAAGAAGTGTAGTTATTATGTTTTGCTATTTCTCCtgattgaaatttatttttgcagTCACATCCCTacattctttcccctctctctgtattATTCCCCCAAGTGTCCAGCCCTCTCTTGCTCACTAATGTGAGCACTGATCTTCCAATATCCCTCATAGGCTCCTGCTCTGGTGCCTGTTGTTTAGCGGGTGCTCCTGCTAATGAGGAGAGGCTGTGGAGCATGGAGGAAGGATGGCCCGGctgaaggaagtaggtcactagggCTGAACATTTGAAGGAGCTGCTGGGCCCTTGGTTCCTGTCATGTTCTTTGCTCCCTACTTGCTATGATGTGTACCACCTTGGTCATGCTTTCCTACTTGCTATGATGTGTTCCACCTCGGTCATGCTTTCCTACTTGATATGATGTGTACCACCTCGGTCATGCCTTCCTGCTGCCACAGACTGATCTCTGCTATGCCCTCTCTCTCAAGGGCCGGTGTCTTTAAAACAGTGAGCCGAAAGCACACTTCTCCATTTGATTTGTTTCCCTCAGCTCTTCCATCATGCCAATATGAATAGTAACTGATATAGCTTACTATAATGcctatttttcttcataaaaatccTCCTTCCTAGATTTCTATGTGTAGTTATGCTCCCTGAACTTACCAGCTAGGTCTAGAACaacagttttcaacctgtgggttgtgacctctttAGGAGTCACAAATCAGATATTGTGCATATCAGAATTTACATTACAagtcgtaacagtagcaaaattacagctatgaagtggcaatgaaatgATGTAAGACTTGTGCATGAGAAAGGATCTTGAAAATACTAAGACTATAAATGATATAATACAAAACTAGACAGAATATTTCTATCAGAAAATCTTGCAATTTTCATTCACACTGTTTATTCTagcctaatgctgtgaccctttaattcagttcctcatactgtggtgggctccacagctctgcattttggttggctgtggttttctgtgatggtgtCTCTTCTGTTGCAAAGATAAGTTTCCTTGATGAGTGGTCTTttcaaaggaaattaaagaaaaccagAGGCTGCCGCATCAGACGCCTATccggtttctgttttgttttccatttccattctttGAGTAATAACACGTTTCTCATTTCTTGTGAACACACCTAAAATGTTAAACCTTTAAACGTGAACATTTAAGAAAATCCTAGAAGAACATTTCCTCAAGACCTAATGCAATTAAAGCCATGTGACACAGAGGGCACGGCTACCAACAGATATTGCCCACTCGCCTGGaatcttggttcttttttttttccatcactgctgcaagctcctctttcactttctttttatgtattatgTTCATGTAAATAATCTTATCTGGAGAATAGAAATAGTAACATAAACTAGCACTAACTAATTCTGCTTGTTTATTGAGCAGATGGGTTGGGGAGTGCTcaagtgcatgtatgtatatgtgcgtgcatgtacatgtgtgtgcgtgcatgcgtgtgtgtgtgtgtgtgtgtgtgtttgtgtgtgtgtgtgtagtttttagTTTTCTATTGTCATGAAACTGTCATGTCATACTGATAGGGAAACAGATCTTCCAGGTAATTAGGCCTCAAACATAAAGGTCTGACAAGGGCTTACGAAGCAGCTTTCCTGCCATCCGAGGATTGCAGGAGCCTGAACTCTCACCCTCAGACATTAGCCCAGTCCCCTTCCTCCACCATgcaccccaccaaaaaaaaaaacccacaaaggttCCTGTCACACAGCATAAGTCACATATTTAGTGTGGGTCACACATTAACTGGGCCCACAGGAAATGTATCCACTGTCAACAATGGCCAAATATAACATAAGTCATGAGTTAACAAGCCTGCTTTTGCACCTATGGAAGCCCTCATTTTCCcataaacttaaaagaagacaCCTTGTTGCTTGGGTCCCACTTCAGGGCCAGTGTTGCTGCAGGTATTAGCAAAGCTCTTCCTGAAGGACACGTCCTTCTAGCACCCAACTCCTCTGgaacctcctctccttctccacctAAAACCTAGCTGAGCAAATGTATGACTGAAAGGTCCATACGTGAACTAGGGCTCTCCACAGGCTCTTCATTTGCTACTCACTGGCCATTTGGCTTTCTGCAAAAACTCTAGATTTTGGTGCGAATCCATTTGAACTTACCAGTTTGACAAGCATGGGgatatgtcctttttttttttttttttttggctaagcAATTCCTTTacaaattacaaaaaaacaaaaataaatccaatTCTTAATTAGTCTGAGCATTATTGACTACATTGAAGTGCCAGCCAAGAAGATGACAGTTACGTCACTGTGGGTGCCATATTCCTCCCCCTGACAGTTGCACAGAAGGCAAATGTTTAATTATATCAGTGTCCTCATATCCCGCCCCAGTGCCCCAGTGAATGGTTTAGGTTAAATTCCAaggaaatggaaattttatttaaaatgctgaCAGAATTTACTACAGAACAAGAAGGTCCAGACTGCCCTCTACCTAAAGGATAGAGTCAAGAGTTTGTATGAAAGAAACTGGCTTGTGCAAAGTTGGCCATAAAGAAGATGGAGGACACAGCTCCTTAAAGCTCTATTTTAGGGTCTTAGGTTGAGCATACTTGTCTAGGGAGGGAAAGGAATAGATCAGGAAAGTCATATGCTGAAAGGAggtctcccccctcctcctccttctcttcttcttcttcagaacaTTATAATGGATGTTCATAAAGCCAACATCTCAGCAGTGGGAAGCAATACAGAGAGAGCCTCAGATGTTCTGGGTCCTGTAAATCTAAGGAATGGGTTAGCAGTTAATATTCTTACAGTATTTCTTCAGAATACAAAATGTTGGGCAAGTCGGGAGGAAATCTCAGCCCTATGGAAGGAttaagggcagggcagggaaggggaggggaagggaaggaaggggaggggagggaagggaaggaaaaggcaggACAGGGAATGGAAAGGAGGGANNNNNNNNNNNNNNNNNNNNNNNNNNNNNNNNNNNNNNNNNNNNNNNNNNNggaagggaagggaagggggagggaaggggagggcagggggagggcaggggaggacagggggagggcaggggagggcaagggcgagggcagggcagggcagattAAAAGGAACTGCCAAGTTtggctaaaaagaaaaatgactgagGCTGAGTGAAGGCTtctttaatatgattttttttttaaattaaaagtgaatGAATTCCAAGTAGATCCAGTCAGATATTCCCTGGAATTATCATACAAGGAAGTTTTCGGAAGTTTTAAATGACAAGAGACTTGAGAGGAACATAAACCAGGTTTAACCCTTTcctatggaaatattttattccaACCCCTTCCGAGCTGTTCCTTCTGTACCCTGGGTTCTGTCCGTCCTAGGCCTGAGTCTGTAACCCATAAAACAGTCTCTGAATGCCTGCTTTAATTATTTATCAGCACTGTCAGTACAGTGTCGGGCAAGAGGGTATTTGAAATTAATACACTATTTGAGTGGACTGATTGATTGCTCCTGCAGCTAAAGATTTTAACATTCACTAGCTATACAGACTGGCCATTAGTCCTCTCCTTTATCTGTTagcaaagaataaacagaaattgtaataaaaattcaTCACAGTGAATGGACTTGGTATCTAAGTGGCTGTGATAACTGGCCCTGTACTAGATTGACTGCTAGCACACTGGCAGCAGGAAAGATCTCTTttagaaggaaaattaaaaattatctccTAATTAATGTTTGCCTTATAACTGGAATCTTTTTAACTAAATTGGGTTATACAGAGAATCTCCTCCGTATCCACTATAATAAAGCACACTTAATATGTTTGTGTGGCAGTCTCTAAGCattaattttaggaaagattgAGGCTTTATAAATGTGCCCTAATATGCCCCAGGTGAGGTTTCCTTCCTCccactaaagaaagaaagctgagtggCCTGCTTTTCAGCCAGACAGTTGAGATCATCTGACTTGTAATGAGAGGACTCTGCCCTCAGAGGTATCACCGCTCTCCTTACCTACCAGGTCagggtttgtttttaagagtaaaCTGGAAGGGATGGTGAGAAGGAGAGATAGCCAAGGGGGAGTCAAGGAACTTATGAGCAACTCTACACACGGTATGAATTAGTTACCAAATACTGACTGTTTCCCTGGGagcttataattatttttacatttcatccAAGAGCGATTTTGAAGATCAATAGAGCCGTATCTATTTTATAGGTGATGATACTAATGCTCAGAAAGCTTAAATAACTCATGCAAGCTAACAAAGCTGGTGAGAGCATCCAGGCCATTGGCTTGTTGGCTAGTTCTAGAGTCGTggtcatccctctgcctccttggcacgagtgcaggtggagctgagaatGCTCTATGGTTCTATCTGTAGGAGAACCTCTCAGGGCCCACAGTGCATTTTTGATCTTCCCTGGCTCCACAATAGAACCAGACAGTGGGTGAGAAGTGAGGGTGCCAAAGGAGTCGTTTAACAGCTCCATCCCATAGAAGGCCAAGAGAATACTGAGTTCTCATGAAGACAGGCAGAGCGCAGCAGGAGGGCGCCTAGGCTATTGCATCCCCGAGAGTCAGGGAAGTCTGCAGACAGTTAGCTGGAAGGTTTTACCTGTCAGAACATAGGCAAACCAATAGTCACGATCAACAAAAGTCAAAGTGATATCTCTCAcccaaagaaaagataaagaagaaagggagtgAGGAAACAATGGTTAGGGAGCTGCCTGGGAACAGTCGGGAAGATGTGGGCATTGCGGCTGACAGGAGGCAAAGCCTAGTTCTCATGGCCGagcccagaaaagaaagaaaaatgaaggtgtATAAACTGTTCTAGGTTCCTGGGTAAATAGGACTTTAACCCAAAAACTAGAGGCAAGAGGGTTCTGATGCACAGCAACAGATAGTATTCTACTAGAGACTTAAAGAGGAAATTGCTATGAGAATATATGTACCCTACAATATTTCATGGATTCTACCTTTTAATCTTCGTTTAGCAGACAGCTTTATTTTTAGCTGCTTTAGATACTTTCACATAGCACAACTAAAATATTGATTTAAGTGATTTAAGAGGAAGGGtatttcttttggctcatggtttcagagggtccCATTCATAGTCACCTGGCCCCATACCCTGGAGTATGTGAGGAGCTTTGTCTGCTCTGCCATGAAGAAGTAGCAGAACAGGGGTTAAGGACAAGGACCTCCCAAAGACCCACCCCGAGTGGCATACTTCTTCCTGCTAGATCTTACTTGCAAAGGTCCCCAGAAGCTCCCCAAATAGTGCCATCAGGTGGGTACCAAGCATTTCATATCCAACCCTCGGTAATCAACCCAAGCTGAGATTTAAAACATAGCACAATCAACAGCAAATGGTTAGACCCATAAAGGGTCAGGTACTAGTATACTGGTTTTATATTTGAAACTACATTAATGCCTCAGTGACAGTCACTATTGATAATAGCCCACCCCGACAGTGTTTGGCTATTATCTCAAGGAGGATCAGAGTTCTTGATGCTGGTACCTTCCAATCTGAGCTTCAGTTTTATGTTCTAACTTCCAAGAGGTCCTAATAGATAACAATTTCCCGATTATGTTCTCTAatattaattctctctctctctctctctctctctctctctctctctctctctctctcNNNNNNNNNNNNNNNNNNNNNNNNNNNNNNNNNNNNNNNNNNNNNNNNNNNNNNNNNNNNNNNNNNNNNNNNNNNNNNNNTCCCCCCCCCTTCTATTACAGGAGACTCTGAATGTGATTGACCCTGGCTTGATGGACCTGAATGGACTGAGTGAGGATGCCCTGGAATGGGATGAGACAGACATAAGTAACGAACTCCTTAGTGTGCATGGAGAATCCAACAGCCTTGATCAAGACCCAGAGCCCATGGTCCCAACAGTGACACTTGAAGACACACACCACAAGGACTCTGGTTATGAAGAGGAGGCAGGCGATAGTGGAGGGTCCCAGTATACCTCAAACATCACTGCCCCTTCCAGCCCACACATTTACCAAGTGTACAGTCTCCACAATGTTGAGTTCCACGAGGACAGCCACACTCCGTTTCTGAAAAACAGCCCCAAGTTCACAGGCACAGCGCAGCCAACTGTTTTAACTAAGAGCCTCAGTAAAGATTCTTCATTTTCATCCACAAAGTCGTTACCAGACCTTTTAGGGGGTTCCAGCTTGGCGAGGCCTTACTCGTGTCAGAGTGGAGACTTGAGCCAGAACTCAGGCAGCGAGAGTGGAATTGTCAGCGAAGGAGACAACGAGATGCCAACCAACTCCGACCTGAGCTCGTTCAGTGTGGTAGATGGGTCCCCGAGTAACCCTGAAACACAATATCTGGACCCACAAATGGGAGATGCAGCCAGTGTGCTGGAGCAAAAATTTAAAGATGAGGGAGAGTGCGTTAAgctttcaagtgtttctcaggcATCCGTCTTACCAGTGGGTTGTGTAAATGGGAAGGCTGGGGATTTAAACAGTGTTACCAAACACACCACTGATTGTTTGGGAGAAGAATTACAAGGGAAACATGAGGTGTTTACATTTTATGATTACTCGTACCTCCAAGGCTCAAAACTCAAATTCCCAATGATAATGAAGCGGCCGCACAGTGAAAAGGCACATTTGGAGGATCCCCTTCTTCGTGGTTTCTATTTTGATAAAAAGTCCTGCAAACCTAAACATCAGGCTTCTGATCCACACCCAGACGCATCGCTCCACGAAAGAATCTTGGCAAGTGCACCCCACGAGATGGGCCGCAGCTCTTACAAAAGTAGCGACATAGAGAAGACACTCACGGGCATCCAGAATGCCCGACAGCTCTCCCTTTTATCTCGTAGCTCATCTGTAGAGTCCCTTTCTCCAGGGGGTGATTTGTTTGGATTGGGAATCTTTAAAAATGGCAGTGACAGCCTCCAGCGAAGCACTTCTTTAGAAAGTTGGTTGACCTCCTATAAGAGCAACGAGGATCTTTTTAGCTGTCACAGCTCTGGGGACATAAGTGTGAGCAGTGGCTCGGTTGGTGAGCTGAGCAAGAGGACATTAGACCTTCTGAATCGTCTGGAGAACATACAGAGCCCCTCAGAGCAAAAGATCAAGAGGAGTGTTTCGGATATCACTCTGCAAAGCAGTTCCCAAAAGATGTCCTTCAGTGGCCAGATGTCACTGGATGTCGCATCCTCTATCAATGAAGACTCGCCAGCATCTCTTACTGAGCTGAGTAGCAGCGATGAGCTCTCTCTTTGCTCGGAGGACATTGTGTTACACAAAAACAAGGTCCCGGCGTCCAACGCATCATTCAGGAAGCGCCTGAATCGCTCAGTGGCTGATGAGAGCGACGTCAATGTTAGCATGATTGTCAATGTCTCCTGCACCTCTGCTTGCACTGATGATGAAGACGACAGTGAcctcctctccagctccactCTCACCTTAACGGAAGAAGAGCTGTGTCTCAAAGATGAGGATGACGACTCCAGTATCGCTACCGATGATGAAATTTATGAGGAAAGCAACCTGATGTCTGGGCTGGACTACATAAAGAATGAACTGCAGACATGGATAAGACCCAAACTTCCCTTGAcgagagaaaagaaaaggtctaGTGTCACCGATGAAATAAAGGTCAATAAAGATGGAGGAAGTACCGAGAGGGCCAATCCCTCAGACACCTTGGACATTGAGGCCCTTCTAAATTGCTCCATAAAATGTCTCTCTGAAAACAACGGGAATGGTAAGAACCCACCCAGAACTCATGACTTAGGAACCAAAGGTGAACATAAGAAAAACACGTACGAAGTCACTAAAGATCCGCATGTGGCCGACATGGAAAATGGCAATGTTGAAAGTactccagaaagagaaaaggagaagcaaGGGACTCCAGAGGCGTCAGAGAACCTTGCTTCAAATGTGAAAAAGATTTCTGAATCCAAGCACAGCGAGGATGAAGCATTGATGGATGGTTCTGATGATTCGAATGTCACTGGAAAGGAATTTGGTCCCCCAAATGATAGACACCCTCCACAGATTGGTCCCAATCTCCAGCATCCTGAAAGCGGTGACTGCGCATCAGTCCAGAACTCTCGCTCAGGACTACTGTCAGAAACCGGCGGTGGAAGCAGACAAGATAGTGATGGACTGAAATCTTTGTCTAACGATGCACCAAGTGTGGCTGGGAAAGCTGCCGGTTGCTGCCTCCTCGAACAAAATGAGACAGAGGAAAGGGCTTCTATCAGCAACAGCGCTTCCTGTTGCAACTGCAAGCCAGATGTTTTCCATcaaaaagatgatgatgaagattgttcggTACATGACTTTGTCAAGGAAATTATTGACATGGCATCAACAGCCCTCAAAAGCAAGTCGCAACCTGAAAGTGAGGTGGTCGCTCCCACGTCACTGACCCAGATTAAGGAGAAAGTGTTAGAGCACTCGCATCGGCCCATACACCTGAGGAAGGGAGACTTTTATTCCTACTTATCTCTTTCGTCCCACGACAGTGATTGTGGGGAGGTCACCAATTACGTAGATGAGAAGAGCAGCACCCCCTTGCCACCAGACACTGGGGACGCTGGCTTAGATGACAAGGAAGACATGGACTGCTTCTTTGAAGCTTGTGTTGAGGATGAGCCTGCTGATGAGGAAGCTTGTCCCTCCAGTGCCCTGCCAAATGAATCAGAAGTCCAGGATGAAGCTGCTAAGCCAGGACAAATGACAGCCGGCTCCTCTGTGTTCAGTGATGAGGCAGACACGGTGCCTCTTTCAGGACTTTCCCCTCAGAAGGGAGCTGATGATGCAAAGGAAGGAGATAGTGTGTCCCACACTTCCCAGGGCTGTGCAGAGAGCGCAGAGCCTACCACAACCCCAGGAAAGGCCAGTAGAGAGGGGAGTTCGCGGAAGCAAAGTGTATCAGGAATGCCAGAAGAAAACGCTGCTTCAGCCAAACCGAAAATTCAAGCTTTCTCTTTGAATGCAAAACAGCCAAAAGGCAAGGCTGCACTGTATCCCAGCCCCCAAACTTTAACCTGTAAAGAGAAGCTCATAAGCTTTCATGAAGATCGACATAGTAACATGCATAGGTAGAGTGTATTGCCCCCAAGCATGGAAATCATCTCATTGAAAGGTATGTATGAGTACttctgccgtgtgtgtgtgtgtgtgtgtgtgtgtgtgtgtgtgtgtgtgtagatctgaGTTTACATTCATAGATCCACTATAGAAGACTGGTCAGCATGATTAGCTGTGACACATACACATCTGGATAAGACATTGAGTAGAAACACAGCAGTGATAGCCACTGTGAAAGGCACAAGGGGACCAGTGGTGAAATTTTGACATTTCAAGTGACATATTTATTCCATTATTTTGGCAAGAGCAATACAATATTTGAGAAACCAGCTGATCCATTTAGGGCTTTAATTTCTCTgaccagaggagaaaaatgacCTGTGAGTTGCAGGCATTCCTTGAGATCACAATGCACGTTCAGCAGCTGTATTCCTTACCGCAGGTCCTACCTAGAACTGCCCGGTGATGAGCAAGGTCAGGCTGAAGGCTGTGTCTCCTTCCAGACACGGGCTTTCCCTTAGGCTTCTGCTTCCTATAACTAGCATCCCAGTCACTCCCCTCATCATGGCCTCAGAATCCAAACAGGAGCAAAAAgttgagggaaaagaagaggctcctatttgtacacacacacagattaagcACCAGCGCAGAACGCACATACTGGGAGGATGCGTGACAAGTATGGCGTCTCGataaaaacagaatttctgaATTTTGCCTGAAGGTGACAGGCTGATTGCcatcaatttttttttgagaaattcattccacttttcatatttaataagaCAGCTATTGATTGATAATTCTGAGATGGTGACACAGCTCTAGAAGCAATACGGAAATTCTGTTATTTCCCATTTCTAAGCCCCAGTGATGAATGCACTTCCTCCATCAAGTTTAAAGAGAAATTTAGCTTTCAAATATGAGAGTTGTATTTCACTAAAGTGTGAGGTGCATAacgcccctccacccccactaCCAAAGCCTAATGCCGTAACCTAAACTCGTGCTATAGGAAATGAATTACAGAAGCAATCTTCCCTAATTTGTTAACTTATTCAAATAACAGTTATTATACTTAACTATGCTAAAGATTATCTTTTTTGTGGcagattgtttatttttttgatgaGCCTAATTACTGATTTTCTAAAAGTAATTTACATTTAttacaaatacatcttttaaaatgtgacaGATAAATGTTGTTCCCATAATGTATTATGAAAAAAGTtactatttaaaaacacattatttaATTTGAAAGATGAATGGCaaacatcattatttttttttcctgcaacaCCTGTGCCCTGAGCTCATTAAAATGTGCGA
Above is a genomic segment from Mus pahari chromosome 7, PAHARI_EIJ_v1.1, whole genome shotgun sequence containing:
- the Akap6 gene encoding A-kinase anchor protein 6 isoform X3 — protein: MTTSQAKTKSFDSWSYSEMEKEFPELIRSVGLLTVATEPVPSSCGVANEDSSQVSLSEDHKGGHEEDGAPEPGEQLGSTLGTSSLGDTLTNAAEHPPETGNQDSTSSPQLGVKKSQPGPCEMMTPKRSIRDCFNYNEDSPTQPTLPKRGLFLKETLKNERRGSDGKGQVVDLKPELSRSTPSLVDPPDRSKLCLVLQSSYPSSPSAASQSYECLHKVGIGNLENIVRSHIKEISSSLGRLTDCHKEKLRLKKPHKTLAEVPLCKIPKRGTGSGKQSENTRSSAVPTMVSPGAPKATARPATESASTTSGDACHQRNRSGKLPAQTKASSSSPCSHSSESSLGSDNTKSPLPLLSKSQKGSPPAPCHDTQNGQVVEAWYGSDEYLALPSHLRQTEVLALKLENLTKLLPQKPRGETIQDIDDWELSEMNSDSEIYPAYHIKKKHTRLGTVSPSSSSDIASSLGESIESGPLSDILSDEDLCMPLSGTKKFMEEKSERPSSSEKNESHSATKSALIQKLMQDIQHQDNYEAIWERIEGFVNKLDEFIQWLNEAMETTENWTPPKAETDSLRLYLETHLSFKLNVDSHCALKEAVEEEGHQLLELVASHKAEGLKDMLKMIASQWKELQRQIKRQHSWILRALDTIKAEILATDVSVEDEEGTGSPKVEAQLCYLEAQRDAVEQMSLKLYSEQYTSGSKRREEFADMSKAHSVGSKGLLDFDSEYQELWDWLIDMESLVMDSHGLMMSEEQQQHLYKRYSVEMSIRHPKKTELLSKVEALKKGGLSLPNDILEKVDSINEKWELLGKTLREKIQDTMAGHSVSGPRDLLSPESGSLVRQLEVRIKELKRWLRDTELFIFNSCLRQEKEGTSAEKQLQYFKSLCHEIKQRRRGVASVLRLCQHLLDDRDTCNLNADHQPMQLIIVNLERRWEAIVMQAVQWQTRLRKKMGKESETLNVIDPGLMDLNGLSEDALEWDETDISNELLSVHGESNSLDQDPEPMVPTVTLEDTHHKDSGYEEEAGDSGGSQYTSNITAPSSPHIYQVYSLHNVEFHEDSHTPFLKNSPKFTGTAQPTVLTKSLSKDSSFSSTKSLPDLLGGSSLARPYSCQSGDLSQNSGSESGIVSEGDNEMPTNSDLSSFSVVDGSPSNPETQYLDPQMGDAASVLEQKFKDEGECVKLSSVSQASVLPVGCVNGKAGDLNSVTKHTTDCLGEELQGKHEVFTFYDYSYLQGSKLKFPMIMKRPHSEKAHLEDPLLRGFYFDKKSCKPKHQASDPHPDASLHERILASAPHEMGRSSYKSSDIEKTLTGIQNARQLSLLSRSSSVESLSPGGDLFGLGIFKNGSDSLQRSTSLESWLTSYKSNEDLFSCHSSGDISVSSGSVGELSKRTLDLLNRLENIQSPSEQKIKRSVSDITLQSSSQKMSFSGQMSLDVASSINEDSPASLTELSSSDELSLCSEDIVLHKNKVPASNASFRKRLNRSVADESDVNVSMIVNVSCTSACTDDEDDSDLLSSSTLTLTEEELCLKDEDDDSSIATDDEIYEESNLMSGLDYIKNELQTWIRPKLPLTREKKRSSVTDEIKVNKDGGSTERANPSDTLDIEALLNCSIKCLSENNGNGKNPPRTHDLGTKGEHKKNTYEVTKDPHVADMENGNVESTPEREKEKQGTPEASENLASNVKKISESKHSEDEALMDGSDDSNVTGKEFGPPNDRHPPQIGPNLQHPESGDCASVQNSRSGLLSETGGGSRQDSDGLKSLSNDAPSVAGKAAGCCLLEQNETEERASISNSASCCNCKPDVFHQKDDDEDCSVHDFVKEIIDMASTALKSKSQPESEVVAPTSLTQIKEKVLEHSHRPIHLRKGDFYSYLSLSSHDSDCGEVTNYVDEKSSTPLPPDTGDAGLDDKEDMDCFFEACVEDEPADEEACPSSALPNESEVQDEAAKPGQMTAGSSVFSDEADTVPLSGLSPQKGADDAKEGDSVSHTSQGCAESAEPTTTPGKASREGSSRKQSVSGMPEENAASAKPKIQAFSLNAKQPKGKAALYPSPQTLTCKEKLISFHEDRHSNMHR